The genomic DNA GGCCGTCTGTCGCGGCGTTCCTCGGCGCCGGGTTCCGGCCGATGGGGGAGGTGGACCTGCCCGCCAAGCGCGCCGTCCTCATGATCCGCGCACGGGAGGCGCCGGAACCTTCGCCGTGAAGCGCGCAGCCCGTCGTCTCCGGCGTCCCACCCGCCGTCTCCGGCGTCCCACCCGCTGCCTCTGTCGTCCCGCCCGCCGCCCAGGAGCCACCCTTGCCCCGCCTGTCCCCACGGTCACTCACGCCGCTCGCACCCGCCTTGCGGACCCGTTTGTCAGTCCCGGGCCGTAGGGTGGTCGGGCTATGACGAAGCCCTCACTCCCCGAACTCCTGCACGCCGCCGTCACCGCGGTCGGCGGCACGGAGCGTCCCGGCCAGGTGGCCATGGCCGAAGCCGTCGAGGAAGCCATCGACGGCGGCTCCCATCTGCTGGTCCAGGCCGGCACCGGCACCGGAAAGTCGCTGGGGTACCTGGTGCCCGCGCTGGCGCACGGGGAGCGAGTGGTCGTGGCCACGGCGACCCTGGCCCTGCAGCGTCAGCTGGTCGAGCGGGACCTGCCCCGCACGGTCGACGCACTCCACCCCCAGCTGCGCCGCCGCCCGGAGTTCGCGATGCTCAAGGGCCGGTCGAACTACCTGTGCCTGCACCGGCTGCACGAGGGCGTGCCGCAGGACGAGGAGGAGGGCCTCTTCGACCAGTTCGAGGCCGCCGCCCCCACCAGCAAACTGGGCCAGGACCTGCTGCGGATGCGCGACTGGGCGGACGAGACCGAGACCGGCGACCGCGACGACCTCACGCCGGGCGTCTCCGACCGCGCCTGGGCGCAGGTGTCCGTGTCCTCCCGGGAGTGCCTGGGCGCCTCGAAGTGCGCCTACGGCGCCGAGTGCTTCGCCGAGACGGCCCGTGAGCGGGCCAAGCTCGCCGAGGTCGTCGTCACCAACCACGCGCTGCTCGCGATCGACGCCATCGAGGGCGCGCCCGTCCTGCCGCAGCACGAGGTGCTGATCGTCGACGAGGCGCACGAGCTGGTCTCCCGGGTCACCGGGGTCGCCACCGGCGAGCTGACCCCCGGCCAGGTCAACCGTGCGGTACGGCGTGCCGCGAAGCTGGCGAACGAGAAGGCCGCCGACCAGCTCCAGACGGCCGCGGAGGGGTTCGAGCGGCTGATGGAACTGGCGCTGCCGGGCCGTCTCGAGGAGATCCCGGAGGACCTCGGCTACGCCCTGATGGCCTTGCGGGACGCCTGCCGCACGGTCATCTCGGCGATCGGGACCACCCGCGACAAGTCCGTGCAGGACGAGGACGCGGTCCGCAAGCAGGCGCTGGCCTCCGTGGAATCCGTGCACGACGTGGCGGAGCGGATCACGAACGGCTCCGAGTGGGACGTCGTCTGGTACGAGCGCCACGACCGGTTCGGGGCCTCGCTGCGGGTTGCTCCGATGTCCGTCTCCGGGCTGCTGCGGGAGAAGCTCTTCACCGACCGCTCGGTGGTCCTGACCTCCGCGACCCTGAAGCTGGGCGGCGACTTCAACGGCGTCGGGGCATCCCTCGGCCTCGCCCCCGAGGGCACCGAGGGCGACGACGTGCCCCAGTGGAAGGGCGTCGACGTCGGCTCGCCCTTCGACTACCGCAAGCAGGGCATCCTCTACGTCGCCAAGCACCTGGCCCGCCCCGCCCGGGACGGCGACCGCGGCGACATGCTCGACGAGCTGACCGACCTGATCCAGGCGGCGGGCGGCCGCACACTGGGGCTGTTCTCCTCGATGCGCGCGGCCCAGCTGGCCGCCGAGGAGCTGCGCTCGCGGATCCCGGAGTACCCGATCCTGCTCCAGGGCGAGGAGACCCTCGGCGAGCTGATCAAGAACTTCGCGGCCGACCCGCGGACCTGCCTCTTCGGCACCCTGTCCCTGTGGCAGGGCGTCGATGTGCCCGGGCCCAGCTGCCAGCTGGTCGTCATGGACAAGATCCCGTTCCCGCGTCCGGACGACCCTTTGATGAGCGCCCGCCAGAAGGCGGTGGAGGAGGCCGGGGGCAACGGCTTCATGGCGGTCGCCGCCACCCACGCCGCGCTGCTCATGGCCCAGGGCGCGGGCAGGCTGGTCCGCGCGTCGGGCGACCGTGGGGTGGTCGCCGTACTGGACCAGCGGCTGGCGACGGCCCGCTACGGCAGCTACCTGAAGGCGTCCCTGCCCGACTTCTGGTTCACCACGGACCGCAACCAGGTCCGCAAGTCGCTCGCCGCGATCGACGCCAAGGCCAGGCAGACCGAGGGCGCCGGGCAGGCCGAGGGCGACTGAGCGCGGCCGTCGTGCCGGGCGGCGCCCGGTACCACCGGTCCCCGGACAGCGCTGGGCCCCGGAACCGGCGCAGAGGTCCCGGGGCCCGGTCGGGTCGGCGGGGCGCTGTCACGCGTACCCGCCCGCCGTGGCGCTCAGACGCGACGCAGTACGGCCACCACCTTGCCGAGGATGGTCGCGTCGTCACCGGGAATCGGCTCGTACGCCGAGTTGTGCGGGAGGAGCCAGACGTGGCCGTCCTCGCGCTTGAAGCGCTTGACGGTGGCCTCGCCGTCGAGCATCGCGGCCACGATGTCGCCGTTCTCCGCGACCGGCTGGCGGCGGACCGTGACCCAGTCGCCGTCGCAGATCGCGGCCTCGATCATCGAGTCGCCGACGACCTTCAGGACGAACAGCTCGCCGTCGCCGACCAGCTGCCGGGGGAGCGGGAAGACGTCCTCGACGGACTCCTCGGCCAGGATCGGGCCACCGGCGGCGATACGGCCGACCAGCGGGACGTACGAGGCGGCCGGCTTTCCGGCGGTGTCCGTGGGCTGCACCGAGGCGGCCTGGTCGGAGCCGCGCACCTCGTAGGCGCGCGGGCGGTGCGGGTCCCGGCGCAGGAAGCCCTTGCGCTCCAGTGCCATCAGCTGGTGCGCCACCGACGACGTGCTGGAGAGGCCGACGGCCTGGCCGATCTCCCGCATCGACGGCGGGTACCCGCGCCGCTGCACGGAGTCGCGGATGACCTCGATCACCCGGCGCTGGCGGTCGGTGAGCCCCGAGCTGTCCGCCCGGATGCCGGGAGGTCGTCCTGGCAGGGAGCGCTTGTGCCCCTCGGGATTCGCGGCGTCGCTCATCGCGTGCACCGGCTCAGGTCGGCCCTGGGGGCGTTCCTGGGCAGTGATGGTGGCACTGTCGGCGGTGGTGGTCACGTCGGCCCCTCTCGATGGTCTCCCTGCTGCACAACGGTAGTAGCTTTCGAAAGGTTGCGCCAAACACACGTTCGAGTGAAAAAACGCGAATCGCTCGCTCGTATTGCATGTCTGGGTGTATGGCTACCGTGGTGCCTCGCGGACAAAAGGGCTCATTGCTGTACTCTTCACCGCCGTGGTGACAACCTCTGCGATGTCGCCCCAGTCTGCCATCCGGCATTCCGTTCGGCGGGGCGGGTCTCCCATCTGTTGCGGTAGTCCCACGTCCCCTCCCCGCGGTGCCCACGGTATCTCCGCATGCCCCCGGGCGACACGGCCGCGACACGGTCGCCACACGCCCGGGCCACGGCCGGGGCGTACGTGACGCGGCGCGGGCGGCCGCGCACGCACAGGCGCGACACGCGTGCAGGGCGTGTTTGTATGGGCCAATCCCCACATCTAGTGGTTGGATTGCATCAGCAGCCCACAAGTTGTGGTCCCCCGGGTCTTCGAGCCCGCCGCGATCGCCTATGCTGGGGGCTGCTTCGAGGGGCCTGAAGGGCCTTTCGAGGTTGTTGATTCTGCTGTGAGGAGGGTTCGGAGTCCATGCACTGCCCCTTCTGCAGGCACCCCGACAGCCGTGTCGTCGACAGCCGTACGACCGACGACGGCACGTCGATCCGCAGGCGCCGCCAGTGCCCTGACTGCTCCCGTCGGTTCACGACCGTGGAGACGTGTTCGCTCATGGTGGTGAAGCGGTCCGGGGTCACCGAACCGTTCAGCCGCACCAAGGTGATCAACGGTGTGCGCAAGGCCTGTCAGGGCCGGCCCGTCACCGAGGACGCGCTCGCCCAGCTCGGCCAGCGGGTCGAGGAGGCGGTGCGGGCCACCGGAAGCGCCGAGCTGACCACCCACGACGTGGGGCTGGCCATCCTCGGACCGTTGCAGGAGCTCGACCTCGTCGCCTATCTGCGATTCGCCTCCGTCTACCGGGCGTTCGGCTCGCTCGAGGACTTCGAGGCCGCGATCGCGGAACTGAGGGAGACGACGGGGCCCCCCGGCGAAGACGACGACGCAGGCGCGGGGAGCCAGGAGAACGACCGCGGGCCCACGGGGGCAGGACAGGTCCCCGAGCCCGCAGGCGCCGCCGACTGATCGGCGGGCCGGACCCGGACTTCGGC from Streptomyces sp. CB09001 includes the following:
- a CDS encoding ATP-dependent DNA helicase; amino-acid sequence: MTKPSLPELLHAAVTAVGGTERPGQVAMAEAVEEAIDGGSHLLVQAGTGTGKSLGYLVPALAHGERVVVATATLALQRQLVERDLPRTVDALHPQLRRRPEFAMLKGRSNYLCLHRLHEGVPQDEEEGLFDQFEAAAPTSKLGQDLLRMRDWADETETGDRDDLTPGVSDRAWAQVSVSSRECLGASKCAYGAECFAETARERAKLAEVVVTNHALLAIDAIEGAPVLPQHEVLIVDEAHELVSRVTGVATGELTPGQVNRAVRRAAKLANEKAADQLQTAAEGFERLMELALPGRLEEIPEDLGYALMALRDACRTVISAIGTTRDKSVQDEDAVRKQALASVESVHDVAERITNGSEWDVVWYERHDRFGASLRVAPMSVSGLLREKLFTDRSVVLTSATLKLGGDFNGVGASLGLAPEGTEGDDVPQWKGVDVGSPFDYRKQGILYVAKHLARPARDGDRGDMLDELTDLIQAAGGRTLGLFSSMRAAQLAAEELRSRIPEYPILLQGEETLGELIKNFAADPRTCLFGTLSLWQGVDVPGPSCQLVVMDKIPFPRPDDPLMSARQKAVEEAGGNGFMAVAATHAALLMAQGAGRLVRASGDRGVVAVLDQRLATARYGSYLKASLPDFWFTTDRNQVRKSLAAIDAKARQTEGAGQAEGD
- the lexA gene encoding transcriptional repressor LexA, whose product is MTTTADSATITAQERPQGRPEPVHAMSDAANPEGHKRSLPGRPPGIRADSSGLTDRQRRVIEVIRDSVQRRGYPPSMREIGQAVGLSSTSSVAHQLMALERKGFLRRDPHRPRAYEVRGSDQAASVQPTDTAGKPAASYVPLVGRIAAGGPILAEESVEDVFPLPRQLVGDGELFVLKVVGDSMIEAAICDGDWVTVRRQPVAENGDIVAAMLDGEATVKRFKREDGHVWLLPHNSAYEPIPGDDATILGKVVAVLRRV
- the nrdR gene encoding transcriptional regulator NrdR; amino-acid sequence: MHCPFCRHPDSRVVDSRTTDDGTSIRRRRQCPDCSRRFTTVETCSLMVVKRSGVTEPFSRTKVINGVRKACQGRPVTEDALAQLGQRVEEAVRATGSAELTTHDVGLAILGPLQELDLVAYLRFASVYRAFGSLEDFEAAIAELRETTGPPGEDDDAGAGSQENDRGPTGAGQVPEPAGAAD